In Candidatus Leptovillus gracilis, one DNA window encodes the following:
- a CDS encoding ATP-dependent DNA helicase RecQ, which produces MNHYFNALQELLLAESPQFANFQHNLRNKQQKLIGIELAQSHVLLRASSVYQAFIENQAGTGDLGVLLRQVMRVFHEEMILNKPTWKSLEKHQHQMGLRLVDEDNGRVRLRALPWESAWLNDTNNIDQLENRRPDISVPGDGLLYALSNGKFCTYQSEAQKTAVVTSLFAPPGSTTLITLPTGGGKSMCILLPAWFESSGGRRAGGTTLVIVPTVALAYDQQDNVRPYFNPANDAYKPYSLTSDTTKETRAIIYKGISEGTIPILYTSPEALLLNPVLYHTCLQAAANGHLRRFVIDEAHLVDSWGASFRTEFQLLGAYKRKLLEASQGQLRTFLLSATVSYQSEKTLAEFFAPDSSLSSVLANQLRPEPGYWFHHTRHFPLQRDRVIEALYHLPRPAILYVTKPSHAQHWVRMLREQGFKRVVDFTGQTAGEERQHILARWNRDEIDILVGTSAFGLGVDKGDVRTIIHATLPENIDRYYQEVGRGGRDGCSSISLLISKDDDFDLAFSMTTKSRITIEKAWLRWQGMWQSSLPFGQTTDMRLINLNARPTYNQEMRESEANRYWNEHILLFMQRAGVLSIEDTRPNETAPEPDDQKQESYQDNFWVLVRIRNDQIVNDEVAFERLMDEQRDLEKESITQNLNALRQVVETQAPMQAYHCLGHDFAGLYPYTAVACGGCSYCRQNKQEPYAQTLRAEVEPGDWPASPVRLDANLQRQLGERQSLIVAWDTENLAAFAPDLIASLVEAGMEQIVLPDNLLDDPIWAQNLVKKLARHKDKRQRLVGARSVERHGLFPLATAVFYPRQDKLIDALYRALQTEFQSYLGITPLIHVVHQSAWLARENGRFLERVNGLQLTPDALKKMLVKSQTSLY; this is translated from the coding sequence ATGAATCATTACTTCAACGCACTACAAGAATTGCTGCTAGCTGAAAGCCCACAATTTGCAAACTTTCAGCACAATCTTAGAAATAAGCAGCAGAAGTTAATTGGAATTGAACTGGCACAGAGCCATGTGTTATTGCGTGCATCCTCGGTTTACCAGGCGTTCATTGAAAATCAAGCGGGTACAGGAGATTTAGGCGTTCTCCTGCGCCAGGTAATGCGCGTTTTTCATGAAGAGATGATCCTTAATAAACCAACATGGAAATCATTAGAAAAACACCAGCATCAAATGGGCTTGCGTCTTGTAGACGAAGATAACGGACGAGTTCGATTACGGGCTTTGCCTTGGGAATCTGCCTGGCTAAACGACACGAATAATATTGACCAGCTTGAAAACCGCAGACCTGATATATCAGTACCCGGTGATGGTCTGCTTTATGCTTTGTCGAATGGCAAGTTTTGTACATATCAATCAGAAGCCCAGAAAACGGCCGTTGTCACTTCTCTTTTCGCCCCTCCTGGTTCGACAACCCTAATCACCCTGCCCACTGGCGGCGGCAAGAGCATGTGCATCTTACTGCCTGCCTGGTTTGAATCTAGCGGCGGCCGACGCGCCGGGGGGACTACGCTGGTCATCGTCCCGACTGTGGCCCTGGCTTATGACCAACAAGACAATGTGCGCCCTTACTTTAACCCGGCGAATGATGCCTATAAACCGTACAGCCTTACCAGTGATACCACAAAAGAAACCCGCGCAATTATTTACAAAGGGATCAGCGAAGGTACGATCCCCATTTTATACACTTCGCCAGAAGCGCTTTTGTTAAACCCGGTTCTATATCACACCTGTTTGCAGGCGGCCGCTAACGGCCATTTACGAAGGTTTGTCATAGATGAAGCGCACTTGGTTGATTCTTGGGGGGCCAGTTTCCGCACCGAGTTCCAACTATTAGGGGCCTATAAGCGCAAACTATTAGAAGCCTCTCAGGGACAATTACGCACATTTTTACTCTCGGCCACCGTTTCGTACCAGAGCGAAAAAACGTTGGCGGAATTTTTCGCGCCAGACTCCAGTTTATCTTCGGTGTTAGCCAATCAGTTACGGCCTGAGCCTGGCTACTGGTTTCATCACACCCGACACTTTCCGCTACAACGGGATCGCGTAATAGAAGCGCTTTACCATCTACCTAGACCAGCCATTCTCTATGTCACTAAACCCAGCCACGCTCAACATTGGGTGCGCATGTTGCGCGAGCAGGGCTTCAAGCGAGTTGTGGATTTTACGGGACAAACAGCGGGCGAAGAACGTCAGCACATTCTAGCCCGTTGGAATCGTGACGAAATTGACATACTTGTGGGCACATCCGCCTTTGGTTTGGGCGTAGATAAAGGGGATGTGCGCACCATCATTCATGCGACGTTACCGGAGAATATTGATCGATATTACCAAGAAGTGGGGCGGGGGGGACGAGATGGATGTAGCAGTATCAGCCTTCTGATTAGTAAAGATGATGATTTTGATTTGGCTTTCAGTATGACCACCAAATCGCGTATCACCATTGAGAAAGCCTGGTTACGCTGGCAGGGCATGTGGCAAAGCTCTTTGCCATTTGGGCAAACTACCGATATGCGCCTGATTAACCTCAATGCCAGACCTACTTACAATCAGGAGATGCGCGAAAGCGAGGCCAATCGTTATTGGAATGAGCATATCTTACTATTCATGCAAAGAGCCGGTGTCCTTTCCATTGAAGATACACGCCCCAATGAAACAGCGCCAGAGCCCGATGACCAGAAACAGGAATCTTATCAGGACAATTTTTGGGTGCTGGTACGCATCAGAAATGACCAGATTGTAAACGACGAAGTTGCGTTTGAACGCCTCATGGATGAGCAACGCGACTTAGAAAAAGAGTCCATTACCCAAAACTTGAATGCGCTGAGACAAGTGGTTGAGACACAAGCCCCAATGCAGGCTTACCATTGTTTGGGGCATGATTTTGCTGGTTTGTATCCGTACACGGCCGTTGCCTGTGGCGGTTGTTCATACTGCCGACAAAACAAACAGGAACCATACGCACAGACCTTACGCGCCGAGGTTGAACCAGGTGATTGGCCTGCTTCCCCGGTTCGACTCGACGCCAATTTACAGCGGCAACTAGGCGAGCGGCAAAGTCTGATTGTCGCTTGGGATACGGAAAATTTGGCCGCTTTTGCCCCTGATTTGATAGCCTCGCTGGTTGAAGCGGGCATGGAGCAAATCGTTTTACCCGACAATCTCTTGGATGACCCAATTTGGGCGCAGAATCTGGTCAAAAAGTTGGCGCGTCATAAAGATAAACGGCAGCGGCTGGTAGGCGCTCGGTCAGTCGAACGGCACGGACTTTTCCCGCTGGCAACAGCCGTTTTTTACCCCCGACAAGACAAACTTATTGACGCGCTTTATCGTGCGCTCCAAACAGAATTCCAATCATATTTGGGAATTACGCCCCTCATTCATGTGGTGCATCAATCGGCATGGCTGGCGCGGGAAAACGGCCGTTTTCTGGAGCGGGTAAACGGCCTGCAATTAACACCGGATGCCCTCAAAAAGATGCTGGTCAAATCCCAAACATCACTCTATTAA
- a CDS encoding ATP-binding protein, with protein MSTSPFTRYVCWDKQPLNKVINTEAVSIDRAIFLATHTPFNNITYLKSPRQIKDTSETQLLEELLHRSDNDEHTFVVMQGIQGTGKSHLIRWLKERYAAESQERHLNDVVLLIERANSSLRQTLSQIVRSRLFDAERFANQIKKLESATQQLSDESLSDTILHYLEVATREVDVPAPRRIAGKVGEFLRNGFIRQHLKQKGAAIERVRLFLSGKGDTIGLSEHEFPKFNATDFDFPPDVKRKILIEGGHRDARDLAETLSLKPGKQQELADYLNQLLPFAIERTTALSANDLKQMFYDLRRELKQQGKNLVLFIEDISVFTGLDAGLVDVLVTQHTGEGGRDYCRLTSVVGITDAYFKDSFPGNIKDRVTHHLTLNIGDGEKESLLLKSQEAVADIASRYLNALRLYPHQIEEWVKLGARPSELPNACQSCAHRPICHAAFGARPLSSVHDEGSEAGLYPFNKQSLWTLYQRLDTTKVAKTPRTFLGSILEYILQSHGAKVKEGQFPPPARELSNAVRPPTLTQDAQRRMITRQTPSTAVADRIESLILFWGDRTINRSAESGETAVGNLSEPVFRAFDLPFIEGDVIANPPHRFPTPIQPKTVSTPTVQIGAIHPATVTSVEPKPIAIEQSPVDPIIQDIQEWRRGSELVRYSDLSKWLANFVKEFIDWEAHNVSPTLVDTKVTGGRFVIEGQKGRAQGDYLVFKRSDDLAFVLQALTDLNQRANVLSATEIGGHLITLSNWMEKEEARIVEFVQRPLANLESPRSLLELLVHTNLFISCLGEEFATSKDSPRDLYLRLMKSSARRNSWQTVMNKSPYPRSKEWRDLMRGLQTVEADCRGQLEILVNRPQGGSRYITFIDAASVLDIISDIKKEGWDIPQLDLQEVAKVNNKVWQPVATAYNKLQSSFAPTALAETQHIQTVSGKLLDFLAGATPADVFQAIENLFQSFRDNAISISLSRFSVNEALTPGKLTNRLKSLQAILDSENIEALILSLSGAGELLQESAAYVDYFERFVKVAREEETKLGGHVASLERESQGDDLYQQMLDQYDKLNQLLTSTTQTEGETRP; from the coding sequence ATGAGTACATCTCCATTTACTCGCTACGTTTGCTGGGACAAACAGCCTCTCAACAAAGTCATCAACACAGAAGCTGTTTCTATAGACAGAGCTATTTTCTTAGCCACCCATACCCCCTTTAACAACATCACTTATCTCAAATCGCCAAGGCAGATCAAAGATACCAGTGAAACGCAACTACTGGAAGAACTTCTCCACAGAAGCGATAATGACGAACACACCTTTGTCGTCATGCAAGGTATACAGGGTACAGGCAAATCCCACCTTATTCGTTGGCTAAAAGAACGCTATGCTGCCGAAAGTCAGGAAAGGCATCTTAACGATGTGGTTTTACTCATCGAGCGGGCCAACAGCAGCTTACGACAAACCCTGTCACAAATTGTTCGGTCGCGTCTTTTTGATGCTGAACGCTTTGCTAACCAGATCAAAAAATTGGAAAGCGCTACTCAACAGCTATCCGACGAGTCCCTGTCCGATACTATCCTCCATTATTTGGAGGTTGCCACAAGGGAAGTAGACGTTCCCGCGCCGCGCCGCATCGCAGGTAAAGTGGGCGAATTCTTACGAAATGGCTTCATTCGTCAGCACTTGAAGCAGAAAGGGGCTGCAATTGAACGTGTTAGACTATTTCTTTCTGGAAAAGGAGACACCATTGGCTTGTCCGAGCATGAATTCCCCAAGTTCAATGCTACAGACTTCGACTTCCCTCCTGATGTTAAACGCAAAATTCTTATTGAAGGCGGACACCGCGATGCAAGAGATTTGGCAGAAACGCTTTCTCTCAAACCTGGCAAACAACAAGAGTTGGCTGATTATCTAAACCAGCTACTACCTTTTGCGATTGAGCGCACAACAGCCTTATCGGCCAATGATCTCAAACAGATGTTTTATGACCTGCGCCGCGAATTAAAACAGCAGGGCAAAAACTTAGTCTTATTTATCGAAGATATTTCCGTTTTCACTGGACTTGACGCTGGATTGGTAGATGTATTAGTCACCCAGCACACAGGGGAAGGAGGGCGCGATTATTGCCGACTAACATCTGTGGTGGGCATTACCGATGCCTATTTCAAAGATAGTTTCCCCGGTAATATCAAAGATCGCGTCACCCACCACCTGACACTTAACATCGGTGATGGAGAAAAAGAATCTCTTTTGCTTAAGAGTCAGGAAGCAGTAGCAGATATTGCATCTCGTTATCTGAATGCGCTACGTTTGTACCCGCACCAAATTGAAGAATGGGTCAAGTTAGGAGCAAGACCGTCAGAATTGCCGAATGCTTGCCAATCCTGTGCGCATCGTCCTATCTGTCATGCCGCCTTCGGAGCCAGGCCATTAAGTTCCGTCCATGATGAAGGTTCGGAAGCGGGCCTTTATCCATTTAACAAGCAATCACTTTGGACATTGTATCAACGGCTAGACACAACTAAAGTAGCCAAAACACCGCGCACCTTCCTGGGCAGTATTCTGGAATATATTCTGCAAAGCCATGGCGCAAAAGTAAAAGAGGGCCAATTCCCTCCCCCGGCTCGTGAATTGTCCAATGCAGTTAGGCCACCAACATTAACACAAGATGCCCAACGCCGTATGATTACCAGGCAAACTCCGTCAACGGCCGTTGCTGACCGCATTGAGTCACTTATCTTGTTTTGGGGAGATCGGACAATTAACCGCAGCGCGGAAAGTGGAGAAACGGCCGTAGGAAACCTAAGCGAACCCGTATTCCGCGCTTTTGACTTGCCTTTCATTGAGGGTGATGTTATCGCCAATCCACCCCATAGATTCCCCACGCCCATACAACCTAAAACTGTTAGCACACCCACCGTTCAAATCGGAGCGATCCATCCCGCCACAGTAACGTCAGTTGAACCGAAACCCATTGCTATAGAACAATCTCCGGTTGACCCCATCATCCAAGATATTCAAGAATGGCGTCGGGGGAGTGAGCTGGTTCGCTACAGCGACTTATCTAAGTGGTTGGCGAACTTCGTCAAAGAGTTCATTGATTGGGAGGCGCATAACGTCTCGCCAACCTTGGTTGACACTAAAGTAACTGGTGGGCGCTTTGTCATTGAAGGGCAGAAAGGACGCGCCCAAGGCGACTATCTGGTTTTTAAGCGAAGCGATGATCTCGCCTTTGTGCTACAAGCCTTAACCGATCTAAATCAACGGGCTAACGTTTTAAGTGCGACTGAAATTGGGGGACATCTTATCACGCTGAGTAATTGGATGGAGAAGGAAGAGGCGCGGATTGTAGAGTTTGTGCAACGGCCGTTGGCTAATTTAGAATCGCCTCGCTCGCTATTGGAACTATTAGTCCACACCAACCTGTTCATCTCCTGCCTGGGTGAAGAGTTCGCCACCAGCAAGGACAGCCCGCGCGATCTTTATCTGCGCCTGATGAAAAGTTCCGCCAGGCGAAATTCCTGGCAAACAGTGATGAACAAATCACCCTATCCCCGCTCAAAAGAGTGGCGCGATCTTATGCGTGGTTTACAGACCGTTGAAGCTGATTGTCGCGGGCAGTTGGAGATATTGGTCAATCGGCCTCAAGGCGGCAGTCGCTACATCACATTCATAGACGCCGCCAGCGTTCTAGACATTATCTCGGACATTAAAAAAGAGGGTTGGGATATTCCTCAGCTAGACCTACAAGAAGTTGCCAAAGTTAATAACAAAGTCTGGCAACCAGTTGCTACTGCCTATAACAAGTTACAGTCAAGTTTCGCCCCAACCGCTCTGGCCGAGACGCAACATATCCAGACCGTTTCCGGCAAATTGCTAGATTTCCTCGCCGGGGCAACTCCGGCTGACGTATTCCAGGCTATCGAAAATCTATTCCAAAGTTTCCGTGATAACGCGATTTCTATTTCGTTATCACGCTTTTCCGTGAATGAGGCGCTTACACCGGGCAAGCTGACCAATCGGTTAAAAAGCCTACAGGCGATTCTTGATAGCGAAAACATCGAAGCTCTCATTCTCTCCCTCTCTGGTGCGGGCGAGTTATTACAAGAAAGCGCCGCCTACGTTGATTACTTTGAGCGATTCGTAAAAGTTGCCCGTGAAGAGGAGACAAAATTAGGAGGCCATGTTGCTAGTTTGGAGAGGGAAAGTCAGGGAGACGACCTGTATCAGCAAATGCTGGATCAATACGATAAGCTAAATCAATTGCTTACCTCTACAACTCAAACTGAGGGGGAAACGAGGCCATGA
- a CDS encoding DEAD/DEAH box helicase codes for MNHSDFNHLCNEVLSLIELEETKLLGWGFVNIRVDLRRDLLDMLSKLPATAVALWNKAQQTNYTEQDIIENLIERRLLFEVPDGYRSRFAETVRLLFLLRQRFSNDDWQVAPHLVSDFKLKLQPRRYPRRNITLEQLREALKPLRPSQLFEDSIATLLQGTSTQSLQLSQFQLDAIIQQIRNLQANNDQALVIGAGTGAGKTKAFYLPALAYIAENIQSDYATTQVLALYPRTELLKDQLAEAFSEARKLDSLLSKAGKRQISLGAYYGDTPSRAADFSSPHKPNGWKQADDLRGWICPYFTCPNELCNHAEMIWLQQDIDREAVANRSNTFGEHTRLQCRKECGFETDAGQLMLTREQMIKHPPDILFTTTEMLNRRLSRVAEHSLFGVNANNPPRLVLLDEIHTYEGISGAQVAYLLRRWRQARGTHGPQRSLCLVGLSATLTQAETFFAKLVGLPARSVQYIEPHENDLITEGMEYNIVLRGDPVSGTSLLSTSVQTAMLLGRALDNGDNPVSQGAFGSKTFAFTDKLDVINRWYYIQYDAEYNKRLSRWRKLPEPPDNQRRERMDLGQIWPMSERIGHDLEVALRLGRTTSQDRGFNTDAELVIATSTLEVGFNDPNVGAVIQHKAPRSMASFLQRKGRAGRQRGMRPWLALVVSAYGRDRWAFQHAEEVFDPRLATIHLPLENYYVQKIQAAFALLDWLALVLKKQGFDADVWKSLSSAPYSSSSWFSGQRKAMAAILRDLLNGKRLEEFTAYLTQALVLQHDETAVTSILWGEPRSLLYHVIPTILRQLETDWQAINRGNPQKWADNIAAMPLPAFVPSALFNDLNVPEVQIFVPTERWQSDETREEMLGLAQSLIEFAPGRANKRFALTHHADLAHWLQIPDPAPDAPHNLNIHALKAEFDPVPSSITVSDTSYLVYRPRAYHLNAVPDDVRTTSYSQLQWLSHFQPRSISTNANQSALAAQRQALAVFSSNSQWQRFFYKVESFTQSSGEWVEVARLAVGVQVDTRYKNGSSSRYTLQFSNGQGMLAAIGFSVAADALKFSFYPLDVSALFAHPRWPTLYQNLSPHYFLHLLQQDQRVSNLSSFEIEWLWQIELSMLTTVAISRSCSLPEAAQEVQENRHALANHALNIIFQSQAIDEIGDSIMTGKLHKQLLDHQVNPDVQAALSAAATALWHPNQQDLAEWLSGCYASSLGAVLFTAVIQLLPDIEPNDLHMDIAGGCIWISEAITGGVGLISKIVTAITQHPRQFELQLLDTLAHCRRSQLAQQLRAVVQLIQEQNPELEAVFAQVRQESDLSSLTNAQKRLTHILEAHGIPPTRQLFVALNNKILRANSDADTDKLIADLAHHWEAEENRLGIAIDLRVIAVAGYQIPTIQEQVKKVLNRIGGGQPVQDETQVFNLLQSLLWLNCVDSCPDCIQTWNPYQPQIRPSRDLLTLLLAPYGQTILYGDAYWESQLQKALVAEYQAELLCEQAELAECKIALLHALTQPIDIGFQSFYPVIESIRQDKQQWRFHLIIRELVGE; via the coding sequence ATGAACCACTCCGATTTCAACCACCTCTGTAATGAAGTTCTCTCGCTGATTGAGTTGGAAGAGACCAAACTGCTTGGTTGGGGCTTTGTCAACATTCGCGTGGATTTACGCCGCGACTTGTTGGATATGTTGAGCAAGTTGCCGGCAACGGCCGTTGCCCTATGGAACAAAGCGCAACAAACCAACTATACCGAGCAAGACATTATCGAGAACCTAATCGAACGGCGTCTGTTATTTGAAGTGCCAGACGGCTACCGTAGCCGCTTTGCCGAAACGGTGCGCCTCCTATTTTTGCTCAGACAACGCTTTTCTAACGATGATTGGCAAGTGGCGCCGCACTTGGTCAGCGATTTCAAGCTAAAACTGCAACCGCGCCGCTATCCCCGACGCAATATCACCCTTGAACAGCTTAGGGAGGCGCTAAAACCTCTTCGCCCCTCCCAATTATTCGAGGATAGCATTGCGACCTTGTTGCAAGGAACATCCACACAGTCTTTACAACTATCACAATTTCAGCTTGACGCAATCATTCAGCAAATCCGCAACTTGCAAGCAAATAATGATCAAGCATTGGTAATTGGGGCAGGCACAGGAGCCGGTAAAACCAAAGCATTTTATCTGCCCGCTTTGGCTTATATCGCTGAAAACATTCAATCAGACTATGCTACAACACAAGTGCTGGCTCTCTATCCCCGAACGGAACTGCTCAAAGACCAGTTGGCAGAAGCTTTTTCCGAAGCGCGTAAGCTCGATAGTTTGTTGAGCAAAGCCGGTAAGCGACAAATTAGCCTTGGCGCTTATTATGGCGACACACCCTCAAGAGCCGCTGATTTCTCCAGCCCACACAAGCCGAATGGCTGGAAGCAGGCAGATGATTTACGAGGCTGGATTTGCCCTTATTTCACCTGCCCTAACGAGTTATGCAATCATGCAGAGATGATTTGGCTTCAACAAGACATAGATCGTGAAGCAGTGGCTAACAGGTCGAATACATTCGGTGAACACACGCGCTTGCAATGTCGTAAAGAATGCGGCTTTGAAACAGATGCCGGTCAGCTTATGCTAACCCGCGAGCAGATGATAAAACACCCACCTGACATCTTGTTTACCACCACGGAGATGCTCAATCGTCGCTTGAGTCGTGTCGCGGAACATAGCCTGTTTGGAGTCAACGCCAACAATCCGCCGCGCCTCGTTTTATTAGATGAAATTCATACCTATGAGGGGATTAGCGGCGCTCAAGTTGCCTACCTGCTACGTCGCTGGCGGCAGGCAAGAGGTACTCACGGGCCTCAGCGCAGTCTTTGTTTGGTCGGCTTATCGGCAACTTTGACGCAGGCGGAAACATTTTTTGCCAAATTGGTTGGACTGCCAGCAAGGAGTGTGCAATATATTGAGCCGCATGAAAACGACCTCATTACGGAGGGAATGGAGTACAACATTGTTTTGCGAGGTGATCCGGTCTCTGGCACAAGTTTGCTGTCAACATCGGTGCAAACGGCAATGCTCTTAGGTCGCGCATTGGACAATGGAGATAACCCTGTTTCGCAAGGGGCGTTTGGCTCTAAAACATTTGCTTTCACGGATAAGCTGGATGTCATCAACCGCTGGTATTACATTCAGTATGACGCAGAATACAACAAGAGATTGAGCCGTTGGCGCAAATTGCCCGAACCGCCTGACAATCAAAGAAGAGAGAGAATGGATTTAGGTCAGATATGGCCCATGTCGGAGCGAATCGGGCATGATCTAGAGGTTGCGCTTCGTCTGGGCAGGACAACTTCCCAAGATCGGGGTTTCAACACGGATGCGGAGCTAGTGATTGCGACAAGTACCTTGGAGGTGGGTTTTAATGATCCAAACGTCGGCGCGGTAATCCAACACAAAGCGCCACGTAGTATGGCTTCTTTTTTACAGCGGAAGGGGCGCGCTGGTCGTCAACGCGGGATGCGTCCGTGGCTGGCGTTGGTGGTTTCCGCTTACGGCCGTGATCGCTGGGCATTTCAACACGCAGAAGAGGTCTTTGATCCCCGTTTAGCAACCATCCATCTGCCATTGGAAAATTACTACGTGCAAAAAATACAGGCGGCATTTGCTCTGTTAGACTGGTTGGCGCTTGTGTTGAAAAAACAAGGGTTTGACGCCGACGTGTGGAAGTCACTAAGCAGCGCCCCCTACAGCAGCTCCAGTTGGTTCAGCGGTCAGCGAAAGGCAATGGCAGCTATCCTGCGCGATTTGCTAAACGGCAAACGGTTGGAGGAATTCACCGCCTATTTAACGCAGGCTTTGGTACTGCAACATGATGAAACGGCCGTTACCTCCATCCTCTGGGGCGAACCACGATCTCTCCTTTATCACGTCATCCCCACCATCTTGCGCCAGCTAGAGACAGATTGGCAAGCCATCAACAGGGGCAACCCTCAAAAGTGGGCCGACAACATTGCCGCCATGCCCTTACCCGCTTTTGTGCCATCAGCTCTTTTTAACGATCTGAATGTTCCAGAAGTACAAATCTTCGTTCCCACAGAGCGGTGGCAGAGTGATGAAACACGGGAAGAAATGTTGGGATTAGCTCAATCGCTTATAGAATTCGCGCCTGGTCGAGCGAATAAGCGCTTTGCTCTCACCCATCACGCCGATCTTGCTCACTGGTTGCAGATACCTGATCCTGCTCCCGATGCGCCTCATAATCTCAACATTCATGCCCTCAAAGCAGAATTTGATCCAGTTCCATCATCAATCACGGTCTCCGATACGTCATACCTCGTCTATCGCCCGCGAGCGTATCATCTGAATGCTGTACCGGACGATGTGCGGACGACCAGCTATAGCCAGTTGCAATGGCTGTCTCATTTTCAACCGCGATCAATCTCCACCAATGCCAACCAGTCAGCTTTGGCCGCCCAACGTCAGGCTCTTGCCGTTTTCTCGTCTAACTCCCAGTGGCAGCGCTTTTTTTACAAAGTTGAGTCATTCACACAATCCAGTGGCGAGTGGGTTGAAGTTGCCCGTTTAGCGGTAGGGGTTCAGGTAGATACGCGCTATAAAAACGGCTCTTCATCTCGTTACACGCTCCAGTTTAGCAATGGTCAGGGAATGCTTGCAGCAATTGGATTTAGCGTGGCCGCTGACGCGCTTAAATTCAGCTTTTACCCACTAGATGTTTCCGCGTTATTCGCGCATCCACGTTGGCCCACCCTCTACCAAAATCTATCGCCTCACTATTTTCTACACCTGTTACAACAGGATCAGCGGGTAAGTAACCTGAGTAGTTTTGAGATTGAGTGGCTATGGCAGATTGAACTATCTATGCTAACGACCGTTGCCATCTCCCGCTCCTGTTCTTTACCTGAAGCCGCGCAAGAAGTGCAAGAGAATCGCCACGCTCTAGCCAATCATGCCCTTAATATCATCTTTCAAAGTCAGGCTATAGACGAAATAGGCGATTCCATCATGACCGGCAAATTGCATAAGCAATTGCTGGATCATCAAGTAAATCCTGACGTTCAGGCCGCTTTATCCGCTGCGGCGACGGCGCTGTGGCACCCCAACCAACAGGATTTAGCAGAATGGCTGTCTGGCTGTTATGCCTCTTCATTGGGCGCAGTTTTGTTTACGGCCGTTATCCAACTATTGCCCGATATTGAACCAAACGACCTCCATATGGACATCGCCGGCGGTTGCATCTGGATTTCCGAAGCTATCACCGGCGGCGTTGGACTAATCTCTAAAATCGTTACCGCAATTACGCAACATCCACGCCAGTTTGAGTTACAGCTATTAGACACCCTCGCCCATTGTCGCCGGAGCCAGCTTGCCCAGCAATTACGCGCAGTTGTCCAGCTTATACAAGAACAAAACCCCGAATTAGAAGCTGTTTTCGCGCAAGTTCGCCAAGAAAGCGACCTGTCCAGTCTGACAAACGCACAAAAGAGATTAACGCATATCTTGGAAGCGCATGGCATTCCGCCCACACGCCAACTTTTTGTCGCCCTGAATAATAAAATCCTACGGGCGAATTCCGATGCAGATACCGACAAACTGATCGCTGATCTGGCGCATCATTGGGAGGCTGAAGAGAATCGCTTGGGAATTGCCATAGACTTGCGTGTGATCGCTGTGGCCGGTTATCAAATTCCCACAATACAGGAGCAAGTCAAGAAAGTGCTCAACCGGATTGGCGGCGGTCAGCCCGTTCAAGATGAGACCCAAGTTTTCAATTTGCTCCAATCATTGCTCTGGCTAAATTGTGTAGATAGTTGCCCCGATTGCATCCAGACATGGAACCCGTATCAACCCCAAATACGGCCGTCGCGTGATCTGCTCACGCTTTTACTGGCGCCATATGGGCAGACCATCCTATACGGTGACGCCTACTGGGAGAGCCAACTACAAAAAGCATTGGTAGCAGAGTATCAGGCCGAACTCCTTTGTGAACAGGCAGAGTTAGCCGAATGTAAAATTGCTCTGTTGCACGCCTTGACGCAGCCCATTGATATAGGCTTTCAAAGTTTTTACCCTGTTATCGAAAGTATTAGACAAGATAAACAGCAATGGCGATTCCATCTAATCATCCGCGAATTGGTGGGAGAATAA
- the queC gene encoding 7-cyano-7-deazaguanine synthase QueC, protein MIDSVVIVSGGMDSVTLLHYLIKIEKRNPAVITFGYGQKHDKEIEYARAQATALGCENHLVLDLALLRPLFANSALVSLETAVPNIQDVLGDPQPPTYVPNRNMIFLALAAAFAETQDVSDIFYGAQRHDVYGYWDTTPQFLEQLNQVYKLNRRTPVTILAPFVQYSKADILRQGLEMGVDYGLTWSCYEGREMACGQCPTCAERLKAFEEMGLMDPLPYAV, encoded by the coding sequence ATGATAGATTCAGTCGTCATTGTCAGTGGGGGAATGGACAGCGTGACCCTGCTGCACTATTTGATCAAAATAGAAAAGCGTAACCCGGCGGTAATCACCTTTGGTTACGGACAAAAACATGACAAGGAAATTGAGTACGCCAGGGCACAGGCAACCGCGCTTGGTTGCGAGAACCATCTGGTGCTAGATTTAGCGCTGCTGCGTCCGCTCTTTGCCAACTCGGCATTGGTATCACTGGAAACGGCCGTGCCCAACATCCAGGATGTTCTTGGCGATCCACAGCCACCAACCTATGTCCCTAACCGCAACATGATTTTCCTGGCTCTTGCTGCTGCTTTCGCTGAAACGCAAGACGTCAGCGATATTTTTTATGGCGCACAACGCCACGATGTATACGGATATTGGGATACGACTCCTCAATTCCTGGAGCAATTGAACCAGGTTTATAAACTCAATCGCCGAACGCCGGTGACAATCCTTGCTCCTTTCGTTCAGTATTCCAAAGCAGATATTTTGCGTCAGGGTCTCGAAATGGGTGTGGATTACGGCCTCACCTGGTCTTGTTACGAAGGGCGCGAGATGGCTTGCGGCCAATGTCCCACTTGCGCCGAAAGACTCAAAGCCTTTGAGGAAATGGGCCTGATGGACCCCTTGCCTTATGCAGTATGA